From a region of the Arvicanthis niloticus isolate mArvNil1 chromosome 6, mArvNil1.pat.X, whole genome shotgun sequence genome:
- the Pigw gene encoding glucosaminyl-phosphatidylinositol-acyltransferase PIGW isoform X1: MEKESQVQGQSMKRATIHLYMKEKMSQKQLKEAFVSDLSGTSVLEVSQGLCFPAFCVLCRGLWIIFSQHVCSFSHTRSTRFLTDFVVLIVPLVITLTVLSSFILLENLTVIVCGAWLLYQIYHRRTCCAKLPVQKVFANFLKISLESEYNPAITCYRVINSVFTAIAILAVDFPLFPRRFAKTELYGTGAMDFGVGGFIFGAAMVCPEVRRKYIEGSRFNYLRKSLYSVWPLVLLGMGRLVIIKSIGYQEHLTEYGVHWNFFFTIIVVKLITSLLLIIFPLNKSWIVALSITVVYQLALDFTPLKRIILYGTDGKGTRVGLLNANREGIISTLGYVTIHMAGVQTGLYMLKRRAHVRDWIKATCWVFLVAVGFFISLHTVQVNIEAVSRRMANLAFCLWVVASSLMMLSCLLLSAIILSFAKFLIKGALVPCSWKLIQSPTTNKKHSESPILEAEKKEPSLCLITALNRNQLFFFLLSNITTGLINLTVDTLHTGTLWTLVVLSIYMFTNCLVIYVLDLQGKTIKFW; this comes from the coding sequence gaaggaaaaaatgtCTCAAAAGCAGCTGAAGGAAGCTTTTGTGAGTGACCTCAGTGGGACCAGTGTGCTGGAAGTGAGCCAGGGCCTGTGCTTCCCTGCCTTCTGTGTCCTGTGTAGAGGCCTTTGGATCATCTTCTCACAGCATGTGTGCTCTTTCTCACACACCCGGAGCACACGATTCCTCACGGACTTTGTTGTTTTGATAGTCCCTCTAGTGATCACTCTGACTGTATTGTCTTCCTTTATTCTCCTTGAAAATCTCACTGTGATTGTCTGTGGGGCATGGCTGTTGTATCAGATATACCACAGGAGGACTTGCTGTGCCAAACTGCCTGTCCAGAAAGTCTTTGCAAACTTCTTGAAAATCAGCCTAGAATCAGAGTACAACCCAGCCATCACCTGTTACCGCGTCATTAACAGTGTGTTTACTGCTATTGCCATTTTGGCGGTGGATTTCCCTCTTTTCCCCAGAAGATTTGCGAAAACTGAACTTTATGGGACAGGAGCAATGGATTTTGGAGTaggtgggtttatttttgggGCTGCAATGGTTTGTCCAGAGGTTAGAAGGAAATATATAGAAGGGTCTAGATTTAATTATCTTAGAAAATCACTTTATTCTGTTTGGCCATTAGTCTTGTTAGGAATGGGACGGTTAGTCATTATAAAATCCATAGGCTACCAGGAACATTTAACTGAGTATGGAGTTCACTGGAATTTTTTCTTTACCATCATAGTGGTGAAATTAATAACATCACtgcttttgattatttttcctttaaataagtCGTGGATTGTGGCTCTCAGCATTACCGTGGTATATCAGCTAGCTCTTGACTTTACTCCACTCAAGAGAATAATTTTGTATGGCACTGATGGCAAGGGCACAAGAGTTGGCTTATTAAATGCTAACCGAGAAGGAATAATTTCCACTTTGGGGTATGTGACAATACACATGGCTGGTGTGCAAACAGGATTGTATATGCTTAAGAGAAGAGCACATGTCAGAGACTGGATAAAAGCTACTTGTTGGGTTTTCTTAGTGGCTGTTggcttcttcatttctcttcataCAGTGCAAGTAAACATAGAAGCAGTATCTCGAAGAATGGCTAATTTAGCCTTTTGTCTGTGGGTAGTTGCTTCCAGCCTGATGATGCTTAGTTGCCTATTACTGAGTGCCATAATTTTGAGTTTTGCCAAATTTCTAATTAAAGGGGCTCTAGTTCCATGTTCCTGGAAACTTATACAGTCTCCTACTACAAATAAAAAGCACTCTGAATCTCCAATCctagaagctgaaaaaaaagAGCCCAGTCTTTGTTTGATCACAGCTCTGAACAGAAACCAgctgttttttttcttactatcAAATATAACAACAGGTCTGATTAATCTGACGGTGGATACCTTACACACTGGTACCTTATGGACCTTAGTTGTGCTCAGTATTTATATGTTTACCAACTGCTTAGTTATATACGTACTTGATTTACAAGGTAAAACTATAAAGTTTTGGTGA
- the Pigw gene encoding glucosaminyl-phosphatidylinositol-acyltransferase PIGW isoform X2, translated as MSQKQLKEAFVSDLSGTSVLEVSQGLCFPAFCVLCRGLWIIFSQHVCSFSHTRSTRFLTDFVVLIVPLVITLTVLSSFILLENLTVIVCGAWLLYQIYHRRTCCAKLPVQKVFANFLKISLESEYNPAITCYRVINSVFTAIAILAVDFPLFPRRFAKTELYGTGAMDFGVGGFIFGAAMVCPEVRRKYIEGSRFNYLRKSLYSVWPLVLLGMGRLVIIKSIGYQEHLTEYGVHWNFFFTIIVVKLITSLLLIIFPLNKSWIVALSITVVYQLALDFTPLKRIILYGTDGKGTRVGLLNANREGIISTLGYVTIHMAGVQTGLYMLKRRAHVRDWIKATCWVFLVAVGFFISLHTVQVNIEAVSRRMANLAFCLWVVASSLMMLSCLLLSAIILSFAKFLIKGALVPCSWKLIQSPTTNKKHSESPILEAEKKEPSLCLITALNRNQLFFFLLSNITTGLINLTVDTLHTGTLWTLVVLSIYMFTNCLVIYVLDLQGKTIKFW; from the coding sequence atgtCTCAAAAGCAGCTGAAGGAAGCTTTTGTGAGTGACCTCAGTGGGACCAGTGTGCTGGAAGTGAGCCAGGGCCTGTGCTTCCCTGCCTTCTGTGTCCTGTGTAGAGGCCTTTGGATCATCTTCTCACAGCATGTGTGCTCTTTCTCACACACCCGGAGCACACGATTCCTCACGGACTTTGTTGTTTTGATAGTCCCTCTAGTGATCACTCTGACTGTATTGTCTTCCTTTATTCTCCTTGAAAATCTCACTGTGATTGTCTGTGGGGCATGGCTGTTGTATCAGATATACCACAGGAGGACTTGCTGTGCCAAACTGCCTGTCCAGAAAGTCTTTGCAAACTTCTTGAAAATCAGCCTAGAATCAGAGTACAACCCAGCCATCACCTGTTACCGCGTCATTAACAGTGTGTTTACTGCTATTGCCATTTTGGCGGTGGATTTCCCTCTTTTCCCCAGAAGATTTGCGAAAACTGAACTTTATGGGACAGGAGCAATGGATTTTGGAGTaggtgggtttatttttgggGCTGCAATGGTTTGTCCAGAGGTTAGAAGGAAATATATAGAAGGGTCTAGATTTAATTATCTTAGAAAATCACTTTATTCTGTTTGGCCATTAGTCTTGTTAGGAATGGGACGGTTAGTCATTATAAAATCCATAGGCTACCAGGAACATTTAACTGAGTATGGAGTTCACTGGAATTTTTTCTTTACCATCATAGTGGTGAAATTAATAACATCACtgcttttgattatttttcctttaaataagtCGTGGATTGTGGCTCTCAGCATTACCGTGGTATATCAGCTAGCTCTTGACTTTACTCCACTCAAGAGAATAATTTTGTATGGCACTGATGGCAAGGGCACAAGAGTTGGCTTATTAAATGCTAACCGAGAAGGAATAATTTCCACTTTGGGGTATGTGACAATACACATGGCTGGTGTGCAAACAGGATTGTATATGCTTAAGAGAAGAGCACATGTCAGAGACTGGATAAAAGCTACTTGTTGGGTTTTCTTAGTGGCTGTTggcttcttcatttctcttcataCAGTGCAAGTAAACATAGAAGCAGTATCTCGAAGAATGGCTAATTTAGCCTTTTGTCTGTGGGTAGTTGCTTCCAGCCTGATGATGCTTAGTTGCCTATTACTGAGTGCCATAATTTTGAGTTTTGCCAAATTTCTAATTAAAGGGGCTCTAGTTCCATGTTCCTGGAAACTTATACAGTCTCCTACTACAAATAAAAAGCACTCTGAATCTCCAATCctagaagctgaaaaaaaagAGCCCAGTCTTTGTTTGATCACAGCTCTGAACAGAAACCAgctgttttttttcttactatcAAATATAACAACAGGTCTGATTAATCTGACGGTGGATACCTTACACACTGGTACCTTATGGACCTTAGTTGTGCTCAGTATTTATATGTTTACCAACTGCTTAGTTATATACGTACTTGATTTACAAGGTAAAACTATAAAGTTTTGGTGA